The Anastrepha ludens isolate Willacy chromosome X, idAnaLude1.1, whole genome shotgun sequence genome includes a window with the following:
- the LOC128869615 gene encoding uncharacterized protein LOC128869615, whose translation MFEANYKHHDQSELFKKKISTTGASNFPLCADELNQHLLRTSYIAQLWLNADQNNPSTKLPEEHGWFINEDGKYDFTWFKGDQLPSAIDDIILDDTQQQPTNLEAERQYASDEDEEQDIIIEDDEFDDECNDSDTSNIHSDNDEN comes from the exons ATGTTCGAAGCCAACTACAAACACCATGACCAATCCGAgttattcaagaaaaaaattagcaccACTGGCGCGTCGAATTTTCCACTGTGTGCCGATGAATTAAATCAACACTTGCTACGGACAAGTTACATTGCGCAATTATGGTTAAATGCGGACCAAAATAATCCATCAACTAAACTTCCCGAGGAACATGGATGGTTTATTAACGAGGATGGAAAATATGATTTTACATGGTTTAAAGGTGATCAGTTGCCGTCAGCAATTGATGATATTATTCTCGATGACACACAGCAACAGCCAACAAATTTAG AGGCAGAAAGACAATACGCATCCGATGAGGATGAAGAACAGGATATAATCATCGAAGACGACGAGTTCGATGATGAATGCAACGACTCCGATACCAGCAACATTCACAGTGATAATGAcgagaactga